A stretch of Nitrospirota bacterium DNA encodes these proteins:
- a CDS encoding enoyl-CoA hydratase/isomerase family protein, whose product MDTFATIQTEMLDGGIGLIRLNRPEKRNALSIQVRREISSCLDQWKSNETVRLVVFTGNGTTFCSGFDLKEFNEPSCYQELFESSARYHRDVWFFPKPTLAAINGPAFGGGFDLVTLCDLRLCSESAAFGHPEIKFGAPPLFSPLRWIVGNGLARDLCLTGRRIDAKEARRIGLVSEIVPDADLMNRATAIGRSILEAPDQALTTTKRYMAGASNDEFETSFRVEHDEVFKEHLLSRQHR is encoded by the coding sequence ATGGACACCTTCGCCACGATCCAAACCGAGATGCTCGACGGGGGGATCGGCCTCATCCGGTTGAACCGGCCGGAGAAACGCAACGCCCTCTCGATCCAGGTGCGGCGCGAGATCTCGTCGTGCCTGGACCAATGGAAATCGAACGAAACCGTCCGCCTGGTCGTGTTCACGGGAAACGGCACGACCTTCTGCTCGGGATTCGACCTCAAGGAATTCAACGAGCCTTCGTGCTACCAGGAACTCTTCGAATCATCCGCCCGCTATCATCGGGACGTCTGGTTCTTCCCCAAGCCCACCCTTGCGGCGATCAACGGTCCCGCGTTTGGAGGCGGCTTCGACCTCGTCACGCTCTGCGACCTTCGCCTCTGCTCCGAGTCGGCCGCCTTCGGCCATCCTGAAATCAAATTCGGCGCCCCTCCGCTCTTCTCGCCCCTCCGCTGGATCGTCGGGAACGGCCTGGCGCGCGATCTATGCCTGACCGGTCGGAGAATCGACGCCAAGGAAGCCCGAAGGATCGGCCTCGTCAGCGAAATCGTGCCCGACGCCGATCTGATGAACCGCGCCACCGCCATCGGCCGCTCGATCCTCGAAGCCCCGGACCAGGCGCTGACGACGACTAAACGCTACATGGCCGGTGCGTCGAACGATGAATTCGAAACGTCGTTCCGGGTCGAACACGACGAGGTTTTCAAGGAGCACCTGCTCAGTCGTCAGCATCGCTGA
- a CDS encoding SDR family oxidoreductase — MTAKLKIIVFGPTGGTGRAVVEQALESGHKVTAFSRSPFVPRGKSDGLTVLRGDAFDDAAVSNAVKGHDAVVSSLGTRPWKHSNVCSEGTKWILQAMNKQGVKRFVVVSALGVGPTRESLAWFLKPFYQTVIRRALRDKETMEADIKRSDRDWVIVQPPILTNGRSMGNYRVATDGSIHHGFISRADVAHFILRDCVQGSRYVRQSPVLAY, encoded by the coding sequence ATGACCGCGAAGCTCAAGATCATCGTCTTCGGTCCCACGGGAGGAACGGGACGGGCGGTCGTGGAACAGGCGTTGGAGTCCGGCCACAAGGTTACGGCGTTTTCGCGAAGTCCCTTCGTGCCCCGAGGCAAGAGCGACGGATTGACCGTTCTTCGAGGGGACGCGTTCGATGATGCGGCTGTGTCCAATGCTGTCAAGGGACACGATGCGGTCGTTTCCTCGCTGGGGACTCGCCCTTGGAAGCACTCCAACGTTTGCTCGGAGGGAACGAAATGGATCCTCCAGGCGATGAATAAGCAGGGCGTGAAACGGTTTGTGGTCGTCTCCGCGTTAGGAGTGGGCCCGACACGCGAGTCGCTCGCATGGTTCCTGAAGCCGTTCTATCAAACGGTTATTCGCCGGGCGCTTCGAGACAAGGAAACCATGGAGGCCGACATCAAGAGATCGGACAGGGATTGGGTGATCGTTCAGCCGCCGATCCTGACGAACGGGCGATCGATGGGAAATTATCGAGTTGCAACGGATGGTTCGATTCACCACGGGTTCATCTCCCGGGCTGATGTGGCGCATTTCATTCTTCGGGATTGCGTTCAAGGGTCACGCTACGTCCGCCAGTCGCCGGTCCTAGCGTACTAA
- a CDS encoding alpha/beta fold hydrolase — protein sequence MNRIVRALFLISLLPACTQTPDTSGKQFMDVDGVRIHYVQSGAGERTLVMIHGYGAGAFTWKGIQDRTPPGYTTYALDLPGFGYSDKPANFEYGLPAFSSIVARFLEIACPPKTILVGNSMGGAVSIWTAASRPDRIAAIVAIDSAGGGHPPGSLPAIFKVIQMPTIGPLLLRLPSRPLMRNTLEEVYAHDDRITKDLIDLYYQPTRFPGAALAWHRTLADLMGRTERGEVAARMDQVKQPVFLMWGDQDTWTPPSGADVFRSHMPHAISKVYSELGHVPQEEDPARVVPDLFTFTDGIFSSHP from the coding sequence ATGAATCGTATCGTCCGTGCACTGTTTCTCATTTCCCTGCTCCCTGCCTGTACCCAGACGCCGGATACTTCCGGAAAGCAGTTCATGGACGTGGACGGCGTCCGGATTCACTACGTCCAGTCCGGCGCCGGGGAGCGGACTCTGGTCATGATTCACGGATACGGCGCGGGGGCCTTCACGTGGAAAGGAATTCAGGACCGAACCCCGCCGGGATACACCACGTATGCCCTCGACCTCCCCGGCTTCGGCTACTCGGACAAGCCCGCGAACTTCGAATACGGCCTCCCCGCATTCTCCAGTATCGTCGCCCGGTTCCTGGAGATCGCCTGCCCGCCCAAAACCATCCTCGTCGGAAACTCTATGGGCGGCGCCGTTTCCATCTGGACGGCGGCGAGCCGGCCCGACCGGATTGCGGCCATTGTGGCGATCGATTCGGCCGGCGGCGGACATCCACCCGGTTCGCTCCCGGCCATTTTCAAAGTCATTCAAATGCCGACGATCGGCCCCCTTCTGCTGCGCCTGCCTTCCCGTCCGCTCATGCGGAATACGCTGGAGGAGGTGTATGCACACGATGATCGCATTACGAAGGATCTCATCGACCTGTACTACCAACCCACCCGGTTTCCCGGCGCCGCCCTCGCGTGGCATCGGACGCTGGCCGATCTCATGGGGCGAACCGAACGCGGCGAAGTCGCCGCCCGGATGGATCAGGTTAAGCAACCGGTCTTCCTCATGTGGGGAGATCAAGACACGTGGACCCCGCCGTCCGGGGCGGATGTCTTCAGATCCCACATGCCGCACGCCATATCCAAGGTGTATTCGGAACTGGGACACGTGCCCCAGGAGGAAGATCCCGCACGGGTCGTGCCCGATCTCTTCACCTTCACGGACGGAATCTTTTCATCGCACCCCTAA